In Dyadobacter sp. NIV53, a single window of DNA contains:
- a CDS encoding RagB/SusD family nutrient uptake outer membrane protein, whose translation MKKIFYISMIVMLTLSWSCNDDDFLDRPSTSILTEEQVWADEGQVLSVLGNLYNRYVEIANFKDFPRTGGLSTLPGWTRMADFNEAFWSESGRYNEFQNSGWDYNTWSIWDYGYIREMNMFIQKCTAAEKLSPEIKSRFLAEARFLRASYYFELVKRMGGVPLILEPMTYDFSGDPSYLQYPRAKESEIYDFVIKEAEEIKSTLPVNAGEKSRATQGAALAMQARAALHAASIAKYGVNTPQVSLPGGEIGIPAAMATGYYTKALSAAKAIISGSAGAYALYNKKPDLSENFASIFYDKANNSEVIFAEDYKLKSGKVHYFTGWNQPRYGAEEEEGGRINPSLNLVESFEKLDNTFAPIPTTNAAGATLYYTNQADIFAGRDARLGGTVMLPGTTFKGRAVDIWAGFQLANGSIISGDDRGAQKTLPGKTVPEQVVGFDGPIDGFEFTAQTGFYLRKYLDPVLGSGQRGVNSEVWLVRYRYAEVLLNAAEASFELGNSTDAAMYMNQVRARAGLVIPLKPSEITFDRIAHERRVELAFEGHYHYDIKRWRIAHLIMDGNAITPADLTANLGKATKRNTQPWALWPYKLYDPASANNGKWLYKVVKLSRVTGADRFQLGNYYSSISDEVVNNNPKIVRNPNQ comes from the coding sequence ATGAAAAAAATATTTTATATATCAATGATTGTAATGCTCACGCTGAGCTGGTCCTGTAATGATGATGATTTTCTGGATCGGCCGTCGACGAGTATTCTCACCGAGGAACAGGTATGGGCTGATGAAGGCCAGGTATTATCGGTACTGGGAAATTTATACAACCGGTATGTGGAGATTGCCAATTTCAAAGATTTCCCACGAACCGGCGGTTTGTCGACACTGCCGGGATGGACGAGAATGGCTGATTTCAATGAGGCTTTCTGGTCTGAATCCGGACGGTACAACGAATTTCAAAATAGTGGCTGGGATTATAATACGTGGTCAATCTGGGATTATGGTTATATCAGGGAAATGAACATGTTTATCCAGAAATGTACAGCAGCGGAAAAATTATCTCCCGAAATTAAAAGCAGGTTTTTGGCAGAAGCCAGATTTTTAAGAGCATCATATTATTTCGAACTCGTGAAACGAATGGGTGGTGTCCCGCTCATCCTGGAACCTATGACGTACGATTTCAGTGGTGATCCCTCATACCTACAATATCCAAGAGCAAAAGAGTCCGAGATATACGATTTTGTAATTAAGGAAGCTGAGGAAATCAAATCAACTTTGCCGGTAAATGCAGGTGAGAAATCAAGGGCAACCCAGGGAGCAGCTTTGGCAATGCAGGCGCGGGCCGCTTTACATGCTGCTTCCATTGCAAAATACGGAGTAAATACACCTCAGGTTTCTTTACCGGGAGGAGAGATAGGTATTCCTGCTGCAATGGCAACAGGTTATTATACCAAAGCATTGAGTGCAGCAAAGGCAATCATCAGCGGAAGTGCAGGTGCTTATGCTTTGTATAATAAAAAACCCGATTTATCTGAAAATTTCGCGAGTATTTTTTATGACAAGGCCAATAATTCAGAAGTCATTTTTGCGGAAGATTATAAATTAAAAAGCGGTAAGGTCCATTATTTTACAGGTTGGAACCAGCCTCGTTATGGTGCCGAAGAGGAAGAAGGTGGCCGTATTAATCCTTCCCTGAATCTGGTAGAGTCATTTGAAAAACTGGATAATACTTTTGCACCTATTCCAACTACCAATGCAGCCGGTGCTACTTTATATTATACCAATCAGGCAGATATTTTTGCGGGACGTGATGCACGTTTGGGTGGAACTGTCATGCTGCCGGGTACTACTTTTAAAGGAAGGGCTGTGGATATATGGGCGGGCTTTCAGCTGGCAAACGGATCCATCATCAGCGGTGATGACCGTGGTGCACAAAAGACTTTACCGGGCAAAACAGTGCCGGAACAGGTTGTGGGTTTTGATGGCCCGATCGACGGCTTTGAATTTACGGCACAAACAGGTTTTTATCTGCGTAAATATTTGGATCCTGTATTAGGTTCTGGCCAGCGTGGTGTAAATAGCGAGGTTTGGCTGGTGCGGTATCGTTATGCAGAAGTTTTGTTAAATGCTGCCGAAGCTTCGTTTGAACTTGGAAATTCTACGGATGCAGCCATGTATATGAACCAGGTAAGGGCACGTGCAGGACTGGTCATTCCATTGAAGCCATCAGAAATTACTTTCGACCGGATAGCGCATGAACGCCGGGTGGAACTGGCTTTTGAAGGGCATTATCATTACGATATAAAACGCTGGCGGATTGCGCATCTGATCATGGACGGCAATGCAATTACTCCTGCCGACCTTACTGCAAATCTTGGAAAAGCTACCAAAAGAAATACACAGCCCTGGGCTTTGTGGCCCTACAAATTGTATGACCCGGCATCAGCTAATAATGGCAAGTGGCTTTATAAGGTAGTTAAATTAAGCCGCGTTACCGGTGCTGACCGCTTTCAGCTGGGAAATTATTATTCTTCGATCAGTGATGAAGTTGTTAATAATAACCCGAAAATCGTTAGAAATCCTAATCAATAG
- a CDS encoding DUF3823 domain-containing protein yields MKIRFHFMHFLALAVLFVSCEKDNFTAPKSILSGRIVYKGEPVGVEYNQVRLQLWQPGFGKLAAIDAPVSQDGSYSAVLFDGNYKIAFPKGEGPFKTVEKDAVAKDTIFVNFSGGQTLDVEVMPYYMIRNAQLSGAENKISAVLKLEKIIADTTGKDIERVSLYVNKTEFVSRATNIAVFDIAGTDLKDLNNVSLTATVPALVPAQNYVFARVGIKIKDVEDMVFSPVQMVQL; encoded by the coding sequence ATGAAAATCAGGTTTCATTTTATGCATTTTCTGGCACTGGCTGTCCTTTTTGTTTCTTGTGAAAAGGATAACTTCACGGCGCCGAAATCAATATTATCCGGCAGGATTGTTTATAAAGGAGAGCCTGTCGGTGTGGAATACAATCAGGTCAGATTACAATTATGGCAGCCTGGGTTTGGTAAGCTTGCAGCTATTGACGCGCCTGTATCCCAGGATGGTTCCTATTCGGCTGTGCTTTTTGACGGTAATTATAAAATAGCATTTCCGAAAGGAGAAGGGCCTTTTAAAACCGTTGAAAAAGATGCAGTGGCTAAGGATACAATATTTGTAAACTTTTCAGGCGGCCAGACATTGGACGTGGAGGTAATGCCATATTACATGATCCGGAACGCTCAGTTAAGTGGAGCGGAAAACAAGATTTCGGCTGTATTAAAACTGGAAAAGATCATTGCCGATACTACAGGAAAGGATATCGAAAGAGTTTCGCTTTATGTCAATAAAACAGAGTTTGTTTCAAGGGCAACCAATATTGCGGTGTTCGATATCGCAGGGACTGATCTGAAGGATCTGAATAATGTCAGTTTAACAGCCACAGTTCCGGCTCTTGTTCCGGCTCAAAACTATGTTTTTGCGCGTGTAGGTATAAAAATAAAGGACGTGGAGGACATGGTATTTTCTCCTGTTCAAATGGTGCAGCTATAG
- a CDS encoding RNA polymerase sigma factor: protein MITLDAFKTDKTDQELWTGIRQGDELCFTIIFDRYHGTLYNYGCKLSANSAIVEDAVQDVFIDIWRLRNNLTDNIISIKFYLYRALRRRINVSHDKFPVTEEITMLQDQEMPATISNSETMLIEGESTSIMAKRIQELICRLPERQVEALTLRYFDDFSIGEIARIMGVNEKSVRNFIYKALTSLRSYSEFLIPPVLVFFVLDFYRIFL, encoded by the coding sequence GTGATCACTCTTGATGCTTTTAAGACTGATAAAACGGATCAGGAACTGTGGACAGGGATCAGGCAAGGGGACGAGCTCTGTTTTACTATCATTTTTGACCGTTATCATGGGACTCTATATAATTATGGCTGTAAATTATCCGCCAACTCTGCCATTGTTGAAGATGCGGTCCAGGATGTATTTATTGATATCTGGAGACTGAGAAATAATCTCACTGATAATATTATTTCCATCAAATTCTATTTGTACCGTGCTTTACGGCGCCGGATAAATGTCAGTCATGATAAGTTTCCGGTTACCGAAGAAATTACTATGTTACAGGATCAGGAAATGCCTGCTACAATTTCTAATTCGGAAACGATGCTGATTGAGGGAGAATCTACTTCCATTATGGCGAAACGGATACAGGAATTAATTTGCCGGCTTCCCGAACGGCAGGTTGAAGCATTAACTTTAAGATATTTCGACGATTTCAGCATCGGAGAAATTGCCCGGATTATGGGAGTTAATGAAAAATCGGTCCGTAATTTTATATACAAAGCACTTACTTCTCTTCGCAGTTATAGCGAATTTTTGATCCCACCAGTACTGGTTTTCTTCGTTTTAGATTTTTATAGAATTTTTTTATAA
- a CDS encoding FecR family protein has translation MKHDPYSLTELIRNDDFIAWVRFPDAGNETRWQQFLADYPEKNNLVATARGYVKLLAEDTGKNKPTIEQTNKMWSVVESHLHIENVAEVIPDKVIVNWKWVRFAASVALVLGIASMSYLYFTKQPGKSKELSSIESQNNSDWIEKVNNTDKPMTVLLADGSSVVLHQGGQLSYLRKADTKRREVTLKGKAFFEIVKNPEKPFLVYTDGIVTKVLGTSFSVDAPENGEEVNVEVKTGKVSVFSLGKNTSENVDINKPELKGIILNQDQKIAVSRQSGKPVKTMETSIVAPDAQDISQLLFVFDETPASEVFRVLENAYNIKIIYDEPLLKNCPLNATLIGQPFIEKLTVICAALDADFIVKNNEVTITGRGCK, from the coding sequence ATGAAACATGATCCTTATTCGCTCACAGAACTGATCAGAAATGATGATTTCATTGCCTGGGTAAGATTTCCGGATGCAGGTAATGAAACCCGCTGGCAGCAATTTTTAGCAGACTATCCTGAAAAAAATAATCTGGTAGCAACTGCGAGAGGTTATGTGAAGCTTCTGGCAGAAGATACAGGAAAAAATAAACCGACAATTGAACAAACCAATAAAATGTGGAGTGTGGTGGAAAGCCATCTCCATATTGAAAATGTCGCTGAGGTAATTCCTGACAAAGTAATTGTTAATTGGAAATGGGTTCGCTTTGCGGCGTCAGTTGCCTTAGTATTGGGCATCGCATCTATGAGCTATCTGTACTTTACCAAACAACCCGGAAAAAGCAAAGAATTATCTAGTATAGAATCTCAAAATAATTCTGACTGGATAGAAAAAGTAAATAATACTGACAAACCCATGACCGTCCTATTGGCCGACGGGAGTTCGGTAGTATTACATCAGGGTGGACAATTAAGTTATTTAAGGAAGGCAGATACGAAAAGACGTGAAGTAACTTTAAAAGGAAAAGCATTTTTTGAAATTGTTAAAAATCCGGAAAAACCATTTCTGGTTTATACGGATGGCATTGTTACAAAAGTTTTGGGAACCAGCTTTTCAGTTGATGCGCCTGAAAATGGTGAAGAAGTGAATGTAGAAGTTAAAACAGGAAAGGTGTCTGTTTTTTCTCTTGGCAAAAATACTTCTGAAAATGTTGATATAAATAAACCTGAATTAAAAGGAATAATCTTAAATCAGGATCAAAAAATTGCAGTGTCCAGACAAAGCGGGAAGCCAGTTAAAACTATGGAAACCAGTATTGTTGCACCGGACGCACAGGATATTTCCCAACTCTTATTTGTATTTGACGAGACGCCGGCATCGGAAGTTTTCAGGGTGTTGGAAAATGCGTATAATATCAAAATCATATACGACGAGCCACTCTTAAAAAATTGCCCGCTTAACGCTACGCTGATCGGACAGCCATTTATTGAAAAACTTACTGTGATCTGTGCCGCCCTGGATGCTGACTTTATAGTTAAAAATAATGAGGTAACTATTACCGGCCGGGGCTGTAAATAA
- a CDS encoding TonB-dependent receptor, protein MKKVRRIDDLLFTLMRITVIQCFVACLFAGMSLAHDGRAQSALNQKVTLNVENQDVKKILKQLEKQTNVRFVFSSKLIQSDRKATVKAQNSQLSSVLDELLKPLQLQYSATDDLIVIKPNHPSPDPKPASGAIDGQPDETVIQTIDRSITGTVKEESGAALAGVSIVVKGTQIGASSDTDGKYTVTAPNGEVTLVFSFVGFLSREVVVSNSQSVVDVALKVDDKALEEVVVVGYGTQKKESLTGAIATVTSKDLDRVHGGSTVSSGLAGKIPGVTFRMPDGRPGASATVQIRNMGNPLFVIDGIQQDVGQFNNLSPNDVESITVLKDASAAIYGVRAANGVVVVTTKRGKNGTKNTVNLDAYTGWQNWSRFPNVVNDSYQWMAGRAEAEMNQYGQTSITQAELDKYRAGTEPGYQTFNWKDFIVKKNSPLSSINLNINGGSDKISYYISATRLKQNSVLGREFTFARNNIQSNVDANITDNLKIGVQINGRIETRDQPGIPGGDDYWLPRFAILRNRPFERPYANDNPLYLNDIKHNETNWAYNNKKLGGYQTDIWRVLQTNMTGEYKIPGVKGLAVRGMYSYYIGDQVLNGHEYTYQAYTYNATDDTYKVTGGSTNPWRERRTRKTMRNVYQGQINYNNTFGKNTIGATFVAERQEERDQEQWAHSVPSTNVLPLMYFATMDTYNDRDDQWARIGYIGRVNYDYANRYYIEVSGRRDASWKFAPDRRVGYFPSASVGWRITEESFIKDLLGSHSILDDLKIRGSYGILGDDNILFNNDPNSPLSPYAYLPGYNYNQGNVILSGNAVVTTRDKGQPINNISWFKSKITDVGADFTLLGTKITGSVDYFYRLRTGLLGRKYDILVPSELGYSLPDENVNSDSQRGWEGALTYNGKSGNVSYSVGGNVSFSRSKFVSSYKPIFNNSWDRFRNSSESRYSNIFWGYECVGQFQSQQQINEYTVNIDGQGNRTLLPGDLIYKDINGDNIINDLDQRPIGYTTSGQPSINFGLNLSASWKGITFNADFSGGAMYSWNQNWEQRWAYQNDGALNSIFLDRWHRADPFDLNSEWIPGKYPALRYNDGGHSNYNKNSTFWLHNVKYIRARTIELGYSLPKSILEKIKMQRARVYINGYNLFSIDNLKKFGIDPEIADDNGLQYPQNKFVNVGINLSI, encoded by the coding sequence ATGAAAAAAGTTCGACGAATTGATGACTTACTATTTACACTCATGCGTATAACAGTCATTCAATGTTTTGTGGCTTGTCTGTTTGCAGGCATGTCACTGGCACATGATGGAAGAGCCCAGTCAGCATTGAATCAGAAAGTTACCCTGAATGTAGAAAATCAGGATGTCAAGAAGATACTCAAGCAACTGGAAAAGCAGACCAACGTAAGATTTGTTTTCAGTTCCAAACTGATACAATCCGATAGAAAAGCAACTGTAAAAGCCCAGAACAGCCAGCTTTCAAGCGTACTGGATGAATTGCTTAAGCCATTGCAACTTCAGTATTCTGCCACTGATGACCTTATTGTAATTAAGCCAAATCATCCGTCGCCTGATCCGAAACCAGCTTCGGGTGCGATAGATGGCCAGCCAGATGAAACTGTTATACAAACGATCGACAGATCCATTACAGGAACAGTAAAGGAAGAATCTGGTGCAGCGTTGGCCGGTGTAAGTATTGTTGTAAAAGGAACCCAGATTGGTGCATCTTCTGATACTGACGGTAAGTATACCGTGACCGCACCAAACGGAGAAGTTACATTGGTTTTTTCTTTTGTTGGATTTCTGTCCCGGGAAGTTGTTGTATCCAACAGCCAAAGCGTTGTGGATGTGGCGCTTAAAGTAGATGACAAAGCTCTTGAAGAAGTAGTAGTGGTTGGGTATGGTACACAGAAAAAAGAATCGTTAACAGGTGCCATAGCCACAGTAACCAGCAAAGACCTGGACCGGGTTCATGGTGGATCTACTGTGAGTTCGGGTCTGGCAGGAAAAATTCCGGGTGTAACATTCCGGATGCCGGATGGACGGCCGGGAGCCAGTGCAACTGTTCAGATACGAAATATGGGAAATCCTTTATTTGTCATTGATGGTATTCAGCAGGATGTAGGCCAGTTTAATAATCTTTCACCTAATGATGTAGAAAGTATTACCGTTCTGAAAGATGCTTCTGCTGCAATTTATGGTGTACGGGCTGCAAATGGTGTGGTAGTTGTGACGACAAAAAGAGGGAAAAATGGTACGAAAAATACTGTAAATCTGGATGCTTATACAGGATGGCAAAACTGGTCGCGGTTTCCGAACGTCGTTAATGATTCATACCAATGGATGGCTGGCAGGGCAGAAGCGGAGATGAATCAATACGGACAAACTTCCATTACGCAAGCAGAACTCGATAAGTACAGAGCCGGGACAGAACCAGGCTACCAGACGTTTAACTGGAAAGATTTTATTGTGAAGAAGAATTCGCCCTTATCTTCTATTAATCTGAATATCAATGGAGGTTCGGATAAAATCAGTTACTATATTTCTGCAACAAGGCTGAAACAGAATTCCGTACTGGGCCGCGAATTTACTTTTGCAAGAAATAATATCCAGAGTAATGTAGATGCCAACATTACCGACAACCTGAAAATTGGCGTACAGATCAATGGCCGGATTGAAACCAGAGATCAGCCAGGTATTCCTGGTGGTGATGATTACTGGCTGCCCCGATTTGCGATTTTACGTAATCGCCCTTTTGAACGACCGTATGCGAATGACAATCCGCTGTACCTGAATGACATCAAACACAACGAAACTAACTGGGCTTACAATAATAAGAAACTGGGAGGTTATCAGACCGATATCTGGCGTGTTTTGCAAACAAACATGACAGGTGAATACAAAATTCCGGGTGTGAAAGGTTTGGCAGTCAGAGGTATGTATTCTTATTATATTGGTGATCAGGTTTTGAATGGCCATGAATATACCTATCAGGCATATACTTACAACGCCACAGATGATACTTACAAAGTAACAGGAGGAAGTACAAATCCATGGCGTGAAAGGCGTACCCGCAAAACAATGCGGAATGTATATCAGGGACAAATAAACTATAACAATACATTTGGCAAAAATACCATCGGTGCCACGTTTGTAGCTGAGCGCCAGGAGGAAAGAGACCAGGAACAATGGGCACATTCGGTACCTTCTACCAATGTTTTACCACTAATGTATTTTGCTACAATGGACACCTATAACGACCGGGATGATCAGTGGGCACGTATAGGGTATATCGGTAGGGTTAACTATGATTATGCCAATCGGTATTATATTGAAGTATCGGGTCGAAGGGATGCTTCCTGGAAGTTTGCACCTGACAGGCGTGTAGGTTATTTCCCTTCGGCATCTGTTGGATGGAGAATAACAGAAGAGTCATTTATTAAAGATTTATTAGGCTCGCACAGCATTCTGGATGACCTTAAAATACGGGGATCATACGGGATTTTGGGAGACGATAATATTTTGTTTAACAATGATCCTAATAGTCCGTTAAGTCCCTATGCGTATCTGCCCGGGTACAATTACAATCAGGGAAACGTAATTTTAAGTGGGAATGCGGTAGTGACCACGCGTGATAAAGGCCAGCCTATCAATAATATATCCTGGTTCAAAAGTAAGATTACTGACGTTGGAGCAGATTTTACATTACTTGGAACAAAAATTACCGGTTCGGTTGATTATTTCTACCGCCTCCGGACAGGATTGCTTGGTCGGAAATATGACATATTGGTACCAAGTGAACTGGGTTATAGTTTACCTGATGAAAATGTGAACAGTGACTCGCAAAGAGGCTGGGAAGGCGCACTGACCTATAACGGAAAATCGGGTAATGTCAGTTATTCGGTTGGTGGTAATGTTTCCTTCTCAAGAAGCAAATTTGTGTCATCCTACAAACCAATCTTTAACAATTCCTGGGATCGGTTCCGTAATTCATCGGAAAGCCGTTACAGTAATATTTTCTGGGGGTATGAGTGTGTCGGGCAGTTTCAGTCTCAGCAGCAGATTAACGAATATACGGTTAATATCGACGGACAGGGAAACAGGACTTTACTTCCGGGAGACTTGATTTATAAAGATATTAACGGAGATAATATCATCAATGATCTGGATCAAAGGCCAATCGGATACACAACAAGCGGGCAGCCAAGTATCAATTTTGGGTTAAATCTGTCGGCAAGCTGGAAAGGGATTACATTCAATGCTGATTTTTCCGGAGGTGCTATGTATTCCTGGAACCAGAACTGGGAGCAAAGATGGGCATACCAGAATGATGGTGCTTTGAATAGTATCTTTCTGGACAGATGGCACCGCGCAGATCCTTTCGATCTGAACAGTGAATGGATTCCGGGAAAATACCCTGCCTTGCGGTACAACGACGGCGGACATAGCAACTACAACAAAAACTCTACCTTCTGGCTGCATAATGTGAAGTACATCCGCGCCAGAACGATTGAGCTGGGATATTCTTTACCAAAATCTATACTGGAAAAAATAAAAATGCAGCGTGCAAGAGTGTATATCAACGGTTATAATCTATTCTCCATTGACAATCTGAAAAAGTTTGGTATCGATCCTGAAATTGCTGATGATAATGGTTTGCAATATCCTCAGAACAAGTTTGTTAACGTAGGGATTAACCTGTCAATCTAA
- a CDS encoding aminotransferase class V-fold PLP-dependent enzyme codes for MQTFFTPGPAQLYPTFEKHLQNFVSGQLGSISHRSQQYRDLHRFTVEQVRILLNVPETHAILFLGSASEIWERILFSCVELESFHLVNGSFSEKFYDYAHGLNKYAHKLEKPMGEGFTAAEVTVPEYAELICTTHNETSSGVQMNVAEIHKLKQKNPDKLIAVDIVSSAPYPDLDFKLIDTAFFSIQKAFGLPAGLGVWIVNEKCLKKAESIRQQYSIGAHNNLPTLWKNSLNNETPATPNVMAIYLLGKIAEDFNQIGVKTLRKETEQKAQLLYKFIEKHKGFSPFVKEKAHRSQTVIVANTELPSADVIKAVKEKGMVIGTGYGQFKSSQLRIANFPATSVEQVQELIKVLETV; via the coding sequence ATGCAAACTTTTTTTACTCCGGGTCCGGCGCAGCTTTACCCTACTTTCGAAAAGCATTTACAGAATTTCGTCAGCGGGCAGCTTGGGTCTATTTCACATCGCAGTCAGCAGTATCGTGATCTTCATCGCTTTACGGTCGAACAGGTGCGTATACTTTTAAATGTTCCTGAAACGCACGCTATTCTTTTTCTGGGATCGGCATCGGAAATATGGGAGCGAATCCTGTTCAGCTGCGTGGAGCTTGAAAGTTTTCATTTGGTGAACGGCTCGTTTTCTGAGAAATTTTACGATTACGCACATGGCCTGAACAAATACGCCCATAAGCTGGAAAAGCCAATGGGTGAGGGTTTTACCGCCGCCGAAGTAACCGTTCCGGAATATGCAGAACTGATATGTACTACGCACAATGAAACCAGTTCGGGTGTGCAAATGAATGTGGCAGAAATCCATAAGCTGAAACAGAAAAATCCGGATAAGCTGATTGCAGTTGATATCGTTTCATCGGCACCCTATCCTGACCTGGATTTTAAGCTTATTGATACGGCATTCTTTTCCATTCAAAAAGCTTTTGGATTACCGGCAGGTTTGGGTGTATGGATTGTGAATGAAAAATGCCTTAAAAAAGCAGAATCGATCCGTCAGCAATATTCAATCGGAGCACATAACAATTTGCCGACACTTTGGAAAAACAGCTTAAATAATGAAACGCCTGCAACACCAAATGTGATGGCGATTTATTTGCTGGGTAAAATAGCCGAAGATTTTAATCAGATTGGTGTAAAAACATTACGGAAAGAAACAGAACAAAAAGCACAATTGCTTTATAAATTTATTGAAAAACATAAAGGATTTTCGCCGTTTGTAAAGGAAAAGGCACATCGTTCGCAAACGGTAATAGTTGCTAATACAGAATTGCCCTCAGCTGATGTTATAAAAGCTGTGAAGGAGAAGGGAATGGTCATTGGTACCGGTTATGGTCAGTTTAAATCATCGCAATTACGCATTGCAAATTTTCCGGCTACTTCTGTGGAGCAGGTCCAGGAATTGATCAAAGTACTGGAAACGGTATAA